A genome region from Plasmodium vivax chromosome 11, whole genome shotgun sequence includes the following:
- a CDS encoding RNA binding function, putative (encoded by transcript PVX_113920A) → MREFRKYNSDGHHHRKHYHRQYGGYNHSHNEEYKTNPHHNRINKYNNRNAYQNHDERDSQVRVKISNLDYTISKNDLMELFRNVCKVVNAWINYDHTDRSDGTGVCVFENINDAQKAIDKYDGSQIEGMAIKMEIMHRRNYGYRKKYKSRCPW, encoded by the exons ATGAGGGAATTTAGGAAATACAACAGTG ACGGCCATCATCACCGAAAACACTACCATAGGCAATACGGCGGATATAACCACTCCCAT aACGAAGAATACAAGACGAACCCCCACCACAACAGAATAAACAAATACAATAACAGGAATGCCTACCAG AACCACGATGAGCGGGACAGCCAAGTGCGCGTGAAAATCTCAAACCTGGACTACACCATCTCGAAGAACGACTTAATG GAACTCTTCAGAAACGTGTGCAAAGTCGTGAATGCCTGGATCAACTACGACCACACGGATAGATCGGAT GGCACCGGCGTGTGCGTTTTCGAAAACATCAACGACGCGCAGAAGGCGATAGACAAATACGACG GGTCCCAAATCGAAGGAATGGcaatcaaaatggaaatcATGCACAGGAGGAATTATGGCTACAGGAAGAAGTACAAAAGTAGATGCCCTTGGTAG
- a CDS encoding hypothetical protein, conserved (encoded by transcript PVX_113915A), with amino-acid sequence MKKKKVVKLKEEYVPKGNYFSKDALLTNIFIQSAENVLSEVESKNSQLIVNCINKLHKKNLQTKLKAISELILHLSKYDEDEVSHLFSSFTSVYKKLIYHPNYGLRENLNLCLKLFIVKVKTKIKAHLSVFLPPLFVSLFDYSKNVKHIAGEILLIIFPPKGKAQEARGVEDPGGQHPAKAKKTQPGKIRLQEELKLYGVVKNLKVNLTNLYNCLKYVADPLSEEVTRNLKNKKNDEDYDYGVYLFNVVCCYPSILYMMVRVAKGGEAKPSVGDPPVEGDPIEERPVGDPPVEENEKTTPPNRRNLNPVKQFIRKEFPTFAGTFSLFFNAVNSIYKESKDNERVKKMLFLAVYNIIYLLKKHKLNYSEFEEEKANVAIFNYISCVISNKDEYILKHINHLLLLYFFSENKKMINGNFLKCYLSLIKHNKIARNDIFNYNISLFIFIFEGSDVREFFFFFFFLLLFLLLHGTASSLVVYYDLAQHLFGYFAGAGARAEVSQGSVTCGSTPILSEDGAAAHSLSEHDCHTVLSETILHLPLETILAQKVGVTYRHSFERAHHLCEALSNTYYCHKKKPSKDGKEKDKFEELKRKIIAEKLEEANFIRTYTHFLKSSTCADRTALSCLNMLSEYTGDMAKELGAGNNTLGCEAEPERSGDPHPRVDDSKLGIAPQGGSAPPSGRHKYHGAVDFILSLLTELKGVVFPPGGEEDTPGDVANQGGEVNTPGGVANQRSATLRTAFIHTLKSTFKIACLLVEERNYEAVSMVKKHWGLLEFLLAQGEVEDEEVSLERVFCVFTDFIKWGRRGEREQANQAEGAILGGDALFSSLDVSLNLLAFICSRGGKSCDALARSMQGTLLGAPPTEETAEKQLAICVKLINFMRKERTRFFDLSETALQIYSHCLLRGVGDRHPPECSPLKAFYAAVLGEAEDGGDLFGEQFYQGVFQAYRKKMQLSRTLPDESFSCFFSSYVMRMKEGDPLDDMHLHLLLAALLNVKDKHVERCTKEMLVSSKLSKVSTFSCLEAMRDVYMWCSREDYEEERRGKRWSSFTSSMVQFGDDYDESGSGSDDEGEVAGGDRFEVGLLVSNSLVRLTRIGEEVEEEEAGEDTNAALTGNDLKREDEERPTKGSAQQKDNEEAFLSLRKGDVLNPRFVERLLCLYKLHYQVECFSVGHLKRFTMLCFAATTPGAAEEEKPLQEPHKNEADRFCSFYHFAYANIRSKALFCHLVSLRDKVEADEGEEMGMLNLLIYVHRQLERRKRGRKLPSNCASISDVVCVMRQVNKWDVFNICRGILTDRRGAGGHSADAMREVIRELDRFKVKSAFDLQVKVFLFEECLASVVGVVGVVGGVDDVPGGDASLRDTKQYEDGIARLKERLPRDLHSYVEKNLSLAVKGELPCLNLLHHLICISRRYRDVHLFECTIVRRKVLLGLALQYVTWNNFDVFFCCLGFVKGAFPGEEPSPEGGGLPNGERSIPNGERSIPNGERSMPNGERSMPNGERSIPNGERGIPKGGEGTPQDGESMPNGVLPNGCPPSDAPLRDAPLRDASIRDSHRLQEAFFKYLSTVKSFYRKVHEEQSALHRQKWRALNETLAGSGSGSGSGSGSGSGRKASPSVDSNLKRQKGGAKKRESKRECHHLQQSKMGIHFLKYTLLKCQTEGKTFLSAFKEANKITADLKKLVYFITSISCYADGVVDDEMVTVATQLVKLLHQFDEQTVKSLYTIYLLSLPVSITHFCDYLQMGIFHLDEMNLSRKGLAKLMRRMLDVYVNTYYLFILFSNVAKCRESNLFVEKTLTILLMNLLFFSELHKLRGSHMFKFAVISSYLHVTEGGRNLFLASAAGGGVDGHDCRVLGVEADAEVGAAGVGGSPTRGDSPIGSNHLCSPSDESDDAFLSELNGGPPKTKGKEPPAREEAEVGRRGPSNSSRGGSPTLSPSRGVQNCEEGEGENGQKGDHTPHRQGSRSDTPQSVRVSPPANRTKREDSYKKKMNPLHALKNQLKNPSLLIDLNKNLIDLYSFVLDLNYLKVLLSMLNICLSAEYFVYEPELHQQFLAFLESQNFCVGDFVSDIRRVGDILQGGAAKRNWGGNSARWGGSPSMREGSSPRREDTSSMREGSSPRPNQLRNPPFPIQQRNKFYIFLLALHLILRLITIYPNECITITNEAKLHDVVNFNRILFSNIIISNQLKELRQISSGYVNTTFQYDPLSKTLTFKYKIKEDDSEQFEDVTAKLTLIFLPNYPFSHMVISDRIESLDKKAHVHNSIKSMYKYARTGNINEMFIKFDSLMNGYFENKSQCNICFMILYETKTCDKACSQCGTSYHSYCLHKWFLTSHNTKCPSCQMQFT; translated from the exons atgaagaaaaagaaagtcGTCAAGTTGAAGGAGGAATACGTGCCGAAAGGGAACTACT TCAGCAAAGATGCCCTGCTGACCAACATCTTCATTCAGAGCGCGGAGAACGTGCTGTCGGAGGTCGAGTCGAAGAATTCCCAACTGATAGTTAACTGCATAAACAagttgcacaaaaaaaatctgcaaaCGAAGTTGAAGGCCATAAGT GAACTAATTCTGCACCTGAGCAAGTATGACGAAGACGAAGTGAGCCacctcttctcctccttcacgAGCGTTTATAAAAAGTTGATCTACCACCCGAACTACGGCCTCAGGGAAA ACCTAAACCTGTGCCTGAAGCTGTTCATAGTGAAAGTTAAGACGAAGATCAAGGCCCACCTGAGTGTCTTTTTGCCGCCGCTCTTTGTGTCCCTCTTCGACTACAGCAAAAAC GTAAAACACATCGCGGGCGAAATTCTGCTcatcattttcccccccaaggggaagGCCCAAGAGGCGAGGGGCGTGGAAGACCCAGGCGGGCAGCACCCAGCGAAGGCGAAGAAGACACAACCAGGGAAGATACGCCTGCAGGAGGAACTCAAGCTATACGGAGtggtaaaaaatttgaaggtGAATTTGACTAACCTGTATAACTGCCTTAAGTATGTTGCAGACCCCCTCAGCGAGGAAGTCACGaggaacttaaaaaataagaaaaacgaCGAGGATTATGATTATGGAGTGTACCTCTTCAACGTGGTTTGCTGCTATCCGTCCATTTTGTATATGATGGTGAGAGttgccaaggggggggaggcaaagcCCTCCGTAGGGGATCCCCCTGTTGAAGGGGACCCTATTGAAGAGCGCCCTGTAGGGGATCCCCCCGTGGAGGAGAACGAAAAGACGACCCCCCCCAACCGCAGAAACCTCAACCCAGTGAAGCAGTTCATCCGAAAGGAGTTCCCCACCTTCGCCGGCACCTTCAGCCTCTTCTTCAACGCAGTCAACTCCATTTACAAAGAAAGCAAAGACAACGAGCGGgtcaaaaaaatgctcttCCTGGCCGTCtacaatattatatatttattgaaGAAGCATAAGCTTAACTACTccgaatttgaagaagaaaaagcgaACGTGGCCATCTTCAATTACATTTCTTGTGTCATCAGCAATAAGGATGAGTACATCCTGAAGCATATAAACCACCTACTgctgttgtattttttttcggaaaataaaaaaatgataaatgggaattttttgaaatgttACTTGTCCCTAATTAAGCACAACAAAATTGCGAggaatgatatttttaattataacatTTCTTTGTTcatctttatttttgagGGGAGCGACGTtcgggaattttttttctttttcttttttttacttttgtttTTGCTGCTGCATGGGACGGCCTCTTCGCTGGTCGTTTACTACGATTTGGCGCAGCATTTGTTTGGCTATTTCGCCGGGGCGGGGGCGAGAGCGGAGGTATCCCAGGGAAGCGTCACCTGCGGGAGCACCCCCATACTGAGCGAAGACGGAGCTGCCGCGCACTCCCTTTCCGAACACGACTGCCACACCGTGCTCAGCGAAACCATCCTACACCTCCCGCTAGAAACGATCCTCGCCCAGAAAGTTGGCGTCACCTATAGGCACTCATTCGAGAGGGCTCACCACCTCTGTGAGGCCCTTTCCAACACCTACTACTGCCACAAGAAGAAGCCAAGCAAGGACGGCAAGGAAAAggacaaatttgaagaattgaagaggaaaataattGCGGAGAAGCTGGAGGAGGCCAACTTCATCCGTACCTACACCCACTTCCTCAAATCGTCTACATGTGCAGACAGAACGGCTCTCAGTTGCCTGAACATGCTCAGCGAGTATACGGGAGACATGGCCAAAGAGTTGGGGGCAGGCAATAATACGTTGGGATGTGAAGCGGAACCGGAGCGGTCGGGGGATCCCCATCCACGTGTGGACGATTCGAAACTTGGGATAGCCCCCCAGGGTGGTAGTGCCCCCCCCAGCGGCAGGCACAAATATCACGGCGCTGTTGACTTCATCTTGAGCCTCCTAACAGAACTGAAGGGGGTCGTgttccccccagggggggaagaggacaCCCCAGGAGATGTGGCCAACCAAGGGGGTGAAGTGAACACCCCAGGGGGTGTGGCCAACCAAAGGAGTGCCACCCTCAGGACGGCCTTCATCCACACCTTGAAGAGCACCTTCAAAATCGCCTGCCTCCTGGTGGAGGAAAGAAACTACGAGGCTGTTTCGATGGTGAAGAAGCATTGGGGGCTTCTGGAGTTTCTCTTGGCGCAGGGGGAAGTGGAAGACGAAGAGGTTTCGCTAGAGCGGGTGTTCTGCGTGTTTACCGACTTCATAAAGTGGGGCAGACGTGGGGAGAGGGAGCAGGCGAACCAGGCAGAAGGGGCAATCCTTGGGGGAGACGCCCTCTTCAGTTCCCTGGATGTGAGTCTGAACCTCCTGGCGTTCATTTGctcccggggggggaagtcgtGCGACGCGCTGGCGAGGTCCATGCAGGGG ACCCTTCTTGGGGCCCCCCCAACTGAGGAAACAGCCGAGAAGCAGCTAGCCATCTGCGTGAAGCTGATCAATTTTATGAGGAAGGAGCGCACCAGGTTTTTCGACCTCTCGGAGACGGCCCTGCAGATATACAGTCACTGCCTTCTGCGGGGTGTTGGTGACCGCCATCCTCCAGAGTGCTCCCCCCTGAAGGCGTTTTACGCCGCCGTGCTGGGGGAGGCAGAAGACGGTGGAGACCTCTTTGGAGAGCAATTCTACCAAGGGGTGTTCCAAGcgtatagaaaaaaaatgcagttgAGCCGAACCCTCCCAGATGAAAgcttctcctgcttcttctcctcttatGTAATGAGAATGAAGGAGGGTGACCCACTGGATGACATGCACCTACATCTGTTGTTAGCAGCTCTGTTGAATGTGAAGGATAAACATGTAGAGAGATGCACAAAGGAGATGTTAGTCTCATCAAAACTCAGTAAGGTTAGTACCTTCTCCTGCCTGGAGGCGATGCGGGATGTGTACATGTGGTGTAGTAGGGAGGACTATGAAGAggagagaagggggaagaggtgGTCTTCCTTCACGTCCTCCATGGTCCAGTTTGGAGATGACTACGACGAAAGTGGAAGTGGAAGTGACGATGAGGGTGAGGTGGCCGGGGGGGACCGCTTCGAGGTCGGGTTGCTTGTGAGCAACTCCTTGGTGAGGCTAACCCGTATTGGTGaagaggtggaggaggaagaagcgggggAAGACACGAACGCCGCTTTAACTGGAAACGATTTGAAGAGGGAGGATGAGGAGCGACCCACGAAGGGAAGTGCCCAACAGAAGGACAACGAAGAAGCGTTCTTGTCGCTCCGCAAAGGGGATGTGCTAAATCCGAGGTTCGTAGAGCGACTGCTCTGTTTATACAAGCTGCATTACCAAGTGGAGTGCTTTTCCGTTGGCCACTTAAAGCGGTTCACCATGCTGTGCTTCGCGGCGACCACTCCAGGGGcagcagaggaggagaagccccTGCAGGAGCCACACAAAAACGAAGCAGATCGGTTCTGCAGCTTCTACCATTTCGCCTATGCCAACATTAGGAGTAAAGCGTTGTTCTGCCACCTGGTCAGTTTGAGAGATAAGGTAGAAGCGGATGAGGGTGAAGAAATGGGGATGCTGAATTTGCTCATTTATGTGCATAGACAGctggagaggaggaagcgtGGGAGGAAGCTACCTTCCAACTGTGCGAGCATATCTGACGTGGTGTGCGTCATGAGGCAGGTGAATAAGTGGGACGTCTTCAACATCTGTAGGGGCATCCTAACGGATCGGCGAGGCGCTGGGGGGCACTCCGCGGACGCGATGAGGGAGGTCATTCGCGAGCTGGACCGCTTTAAGGTGAAGAGCGCGTTCGACTTGCAGGTGAAGGTGTTCCTCTTCGAGGAGTGCCTCGCCAGTGTGGTTGGCGTGGTTGGCGTGGTTGGCGGCGTTGACGACGTTCCCGGGGGGGATGCCTCCCTCCGCGACACGAAGCAGTACGAAGACGGAATCGCCAGGCTGAAGGAGCGACTGCCGCGCGACCTGCATTCCTACGTGGAGAAGAACCTCTCCCTGGCCGTCAAAGGAGAGCTGCCCTGCTTAAACCTTCTGCACCATTTGATCTGCATCAGTAGAAGGTACCGAGATGTTCATCTGTTCGAGTGCACCATCGTCAGGAGGAAGGTACTCCTGGGGTTGGCTCTCCAGTATGTCACTTGGAACAACTTTGATGTGTTCTTTTGTTGCCTCGGCTTTGTGAAGGGCGCCTTTCCCGGGGAGGAGCCTtcccccgagggggggggcTTGCCCAACGGTGAAAGAAGCATTCCAAATGGTGAAAGAAGCATTCCAAATGGTGAAAGAAGCATGCCAAATGGTGAAAGAAGCATGCCAAATGGTGAAAGAAGCATACCAAATGGTGAAAGAGGGATTCCAAAGGGTGGGGAAGGCACACCACAGGATGGAGAAAGCATGCCCAACGGGGTGCTCCCGAATGGATGTCCCCCTAGTGATGCCCCTTTACGTGACGCCCCTTTGCGTGACGCTTCCATACGTGACTCCCACCGCTTGCAGGAGGCCTTCTTCAAATACCTCAGCACTGTGAAGAGCTTCTACCGAAAGGTGCACGAGGAGCAGAGCGCGCTGCATAGGCAGAAATGGAGGGCCCTGAATGAGACCCTGGCAGGAagcggcagcggcagcggTAGCGGTAGTGGCAGCGGTAGTGGAAGGAAGGCCTCCCCCTCAGTTGACAGCAATCTGAAGAGACAGAAGggaggggcgaaaaaaagggaaagcaaaagggaatgCCACCACTTACAGCAGTCTAAGATGGGCATACACTTTTTGAAGTACACTCTTCTGAAGTGCCAAACGGAGGGTAAAACATTCCTCTCGGCCTTTAAGGAGGCAAATAAAATCACCGCCGATTTAAAGAAGCTCGTGTACTTCATTACCTCCATCAGTTGCTATGCCGACGGGGTAGTGGATGACGAAATGGTGACGGTGGCAACACAGCTGGTGAAGCTACTTCATCAATTTGATGAGCAAACTGTCAAGTCATTGTACACGATTTATTTGCTATCCCTTCCAGTGAGTATTACCCACTTTTGCGACTACCTCCAGATGGGTATATTTCACCTGGATGAAATGAATCTAAGTAGGAAAGGGTTGGCCAAgctgatgaggaggatgcTAGACGTGTATGTAAATACCTACTACCTGTTTATCCTCTTTTCTAATGTAGCCAAGTGCAGAGAGAGCAACCTGTTCGTAGAGAAGACGCTCACCATTCTGTTGATGaatttgcttttcttttcggAACTTCACAAATTGAGAGGATCCCATATGTTTAAGTTTGCCGTGATTAGCTCCTACTTGCACGTTactgaaggggggaggaacttGTTTCTGGCGTCCGCCGCTGGGGGGGGCGTTGATGGGCACGACTGCCGAGTATTGGGAGTGGAAGCCGACGCGGAGGTTGGTGCAGCgggggtggggggaagcccaACTCGGGGCGATAGCCCAATTGGGAGCAACCACTTGTGTAGCCCCTCTGACGAGAGCGATGACGCCTTCTTGAGCGAGCTGAACGGAGGCCCCCCCAAAACGAAGGGCAAAGAACCCCCAGCGAGGGAAGAAGCTGAGGTGGGGAGAAGAGGGCCTTCAAACAGCAGCAGAGGGGGGAGTCCCACGCTGAGCCCCTCCAGGGGGGTGCAAAACTGCGAAGAGGGTGAGGGTGAGAATGGCCAGAAAGGGGACCACACACCACATCGTCAAGGCAGTCGAAGTGATACCCCCCAATCTGTGCGTGTGTCCCCCCCAGCAAACCGCACCAAGAGGGAAGATAgttacaaaaagaaaatgaaccCCCTGCATGCTTTGAAGAACCAGCTGAAGAACCCATCTCTCCTAATCGACCTGAACAAGAATCTCATAGATTTGTATTCGTTTGTCCTGGACTTGAACTACTTGAAGGTCCTTCTGTCCATGCTAAACATTTGCCTTTCCGCTGAGTACTTTGTCTACGAGCCGGAGCTGCACCAGCAGTTCTTGGCCTTCCTGGAGAGCCAAAATTTTTGCGTGGGCGATTTTGTGAGTGATATAAGGCGCGTTGGGGACATTCTCCAGGGGGGCGCGGCGAAGCGCAATTGGGGAGGGAACTCAGCCAGGTGGGGAGGCAGTCCATCCATGAGGGAAGGCAGCTCCCCCAGGAGGGAAGACACCTCATCCATGAGGGAGGGTAGCTCCCCCAGGCCGAACCAGCTGCGCAACCCCCCCTTCCCAATCCAGCAGCGGAACAAATTCTACATCTTCCTGCTCGCCTTGCACCTCATCCTGCGCCTCATAACGATTTACCCGAACGAGTGCATCACCATAACGAACGAAGCCAAGCTACACGACGTCGTAAACTTCAACAGGATCCTCTTCTCAAATATAATCATCTCCAATCAGCTGAAAGAGTTGAGGCAAATTTCCAGTGGGTACGTGAATACCACCTTCCAGTATGACCCCCTTTCGAAGACGCTCACGTTTAAGTACAAGATAAAGGAGGACGACAGTGAGCAGTTCGAGGACGTGACTGCCAAGCTGACGCTGATCTTCCTCCCCAACTACCCCTTCTCGCACATGGTCATAAGTGACAGGATCGAGTCGCTAG acaAGAAAGCGCACGTGCACAACTCCATCAAGAGCATGTACAAGTATGCGCGCACGGGGAACATCAACGAgatgttcataaaatttgaCAGCCTCATGAATGGCTACTTTGAGAATAAGTCCCAGTGCAACATCTGCTTCATGATTCTCTACGAGACGAAGACTTGCGACAAGGCCTGCTCCCAGTGCGGCACGTCCTACCACAGCTACTGCCTGCACAA gtggTTCCTGACGTCCCACAACACCAAGTGCCCGTCGTGCCAAATGCAGTTCACCTAG
- a CDS encoding cdc2-like protein kinase, putative (encoded by transcript PVX_113910A), giving the protein MYGITLTKCKIYFNNIYSTVSLEEKLGGGTYGDVYKGKVIKYSNSSSNDLYQNTNYLPYDYYTDEFVFFRKNIYAIKFFRDDLKTINDEGISCTTLRELSCLKNIGRHPNILRLIDVTIDRQKCISEYINRQILQHHASNFQHSAKLDMTPLAADQKFIFAAYEYCDAGDLKRLIQKTKITDDQAGLSLKEAKWLSFQLLNGLAYLHNNKMCHRDLKPENVMLQQTANRKFLLKIGDLGLCRELKNDGDMTPTVCTIYYRPLEVLLSKFEMAKGKKGRAKARGRVKPPPGGSRANHGGANRGGANHSGENRCGANRGSANHSSAGLANANRANESAPHSSAPDAQRAPSTRGIHSVRSSGDGGGSAVRAACTTDGGTAHGSGANGSGDGQGTPCNRNRKSKQREVAAGRGKATAREKAATRENAATQENAATQNAATQNAATQNAGTQENAAAQNAAAQERARLRGIEEDDYYSNKDFQYGLNVDIWSAACIICELIIGRPLFRGVTEFDLIIRIVNSLGKPNSDELEFFSDSRFYPLKEDFFNVNIKNRKDALNVITNGRIDELGIDLLVKMLKYNPNDRITAADALSHPWFSDIRFDSLDGIGVYNWYVHCLKYYIGIKTFREIEQKKKNLLTTTMISHFLCKSNDRHGKIIFKLINDTFKNLGGYKKSGRRSFAIFSDKYAKDERNANGFIKRASIKVLNDMKEKNVIETKEEMSFYDDSTNYMTPPAPTTSKRRKFNRSSYHAVNPDTSYELATSMRVKRNLSIPDFSSPGRKKQRRKAHFKSATTTNRAAVHPLPTFQGFT; this is encoded by the coding sequence atgTACGGCATAACGCTGACCAAGTGCAAGATCTACTTCAATAACATTTACTCGACGGTGTCGCTGGAGGAGaagctggggggggggacctACGGAGACGTTTACAAAGGGAAGGTGATCAAAtacagcaacagcagcagcaatGACCTTTACCAGAATACCAATTACCTCCCGTATGACTACTACACAGACGAGTTCGTTTTctttaggaaaaatatttatgctaTTAAATTCTTTCGTGATGATTTAAAAACGATCAATGATGAAGGGATTAGCTGCACCACTTTGAGGGAGCTCAGTTGTTTGAAGAACATCGGAAGGCACCCCAACATTTTAAGACTCATAGACGTTACCATAGACAGACAGAAGTGCATAAGTGAATACATCAATCGGCAGATTTTGCAACACCATGCTTCTAACTTTCAACATTCGGCCAAACTTGATATGACTCCTTTGGCAGCGGACCAGAAGTTTATTTTCGCTGCGTATGAGTACTGTGATGCTGGTGATTTAAAGAGACTCATTCAAAAAACCAAAATCACGGATGATCAGGCGGGTCTAAGTTTGAAGGAAGCCAAGTGGTTATCCTTCCAACTGTTAAATGGACTTGCCTATCTACACAACAATAAAATGTGCCATCGAGATTTGAAGCCGGAAAACGTCATGTTGCAACAGACGGCCAATAGGAAGTTCCTCCTTAAAATTGGCGACCTAGGCCTATGTAGGGAGCTAAAAAACGATGGGGATATGACGCCCACGGTGTGCACCATTTATTACCGGCCGCTGGAAGTGCTGCTCTCCAAGTTTGAGATggccaaggggaagaagggcCGCGCCAAGGCCCGGGGCAGGGTCAAGCCGCCCCCCGGTGGGTCGCGCGCGAACCACGGCGGTGCGAACCGCGGCGGTGCCAATCACAGCGGTGAGAACCGCTGCGGTGCAAATCGGGGTAGTGCCAATCACAGCAGTGCGGGCCTCGCCAATGCGAACCGCGCCAATGAGAGCGCCCCCCACTCGAGCGCGCCGGACGCCCAGCGCGCGCCCTCCACCAGGGGCATCCACAGCGTCCGCAGCAGCGGCGACGGCGGCGGCAGCGCGGTGAGAGCGGCGTGCACGACGGACGGGGGCACCGCCCACGGGAGTGGCGCAAACGGAAGTGGAGACGGCCAGGGCACCCCCTGCAACAGGAACAGGAAGAGCAAGCAGAGGGAGGTAGCAgcggggaggggaaaagctACTGCACGGGAGAAAGCTGCTACACGGGAGAACGCCGCTACCCAGGAGAACGCCGCTACCCAGAACGCCGCTACCCAGAACGCCGCTACCCAGAACGCCGGTACACAGGAGAACGCCGCTGCCCAGAACGCCGCTGCCCAGGAGAGGGCGCGCCTGAGGGGAATCGAAGAGGACGACTACTACAGCAACAAAGACTTCCAGTACGGCCTTAACGTAGACATCTGGTCAGCAGCCTGCATCATCTGCGAGCTAATTATAGGAAGGCCACTCTTCAGAGGAGTCACCGAATTTGACCTCATCATACGCATCGTGAATTCCTTAGGCAAGCCAAACAGCGACGAGCTAGAGTTCTTCAGTGACTCTAGATTCTACCCTCTTAAAGAAGATTTCTTtaatgttaatataaaaaatagaaaggATGCCCTCAATGTAATAACCAATGGGAGGATAGACGAGCTAGGCATAGACCTCCTCGTGAAAATGCTCAAGTACAATCCAAACGATAGAATCACAGCAGCAGATGCTTTGTCTCACCCATGGTTTTCTGATATACGTTTTGATAGCCTGGATGGAATAGGCGTTTACAACTGGTATGTACATTGCttgaaatattatataggCATAAAAACGTTTAGAGAGATAgagcagaagaaaaagaacctCCTCACCACCACCATGATTTCTCATTTCTTATGTAAGTCCAATGATAGGCATGggaaaatcatttttaaacttATTAATGATACCTTTAAAAATCTGGGGGGGTATAAAAAGAGTGGCAGGAGATCCTTTGCTATCTTTTCAGACAAATATGCTAAGGATGAGAGGAACGCCAATGGGTTTATTAAGCGAGCCAGTATTAAGGTCCTCAATGatatgaaggaaaaaaatgtcatcgAGACCAAGGAGGAGATGTCTTTCTATGATGACAGCACCAATTATATGACTCCTCCTGCTCCTACCACTTCTAAGAGGAGAAAGTTCAACCGATCTAGTTACCACGCTGTGAATCCGGACACTTCATACGAGCTCGCTACCTCCATGCGCGTTAAGCGGAACCTCTCCATTCCCGatttctcctcccccggcCGGAAGAAGCAGCGGCGCAAGGCGCACTTCAAGTCCGCCACCACCACCAACCGCGCCGCTGTGCACCCGCTCCCCACCTTCCAGGGCTTCACCTGA